Proteins encoded together in one Campylobacter peloridis LMG 23910 window:
- the trpS gene encoding tryptophan--tRNA ligase has translation MRVLTGLQPSGDLHIGNYFGSIKQMLNLQDDNQMLIFIANYHALTSNFNGAELKQNSLKAAAAFLSLGIDPNKSIFWLQSDVKEVLELYWILSQFTPMGLLERAHSYKDKIAKGLNANHGLFSYPVLMAADILLFDTQIVPVGKDQIQHVEIARDIALKVNNTWGEIFTLPSAKVNEEVAVVVGTDGAKMSKSYKNTIDIFASEKVLKKQISSIKTDSTPLEEPKSWQDCNVYNIAKLFLNKQEQENLQARYQKGGEGYGHFKMYLNDLVKDYFASAKNEYENLLNNPAKLKEILEFGASKAKKIAKSKMEKIYEKIGL, from the coding sequence ATGAGAGTTTTAACAGGGCTTCAGCCAAGCGGTGATTTACATATAGGTAATTATTTTGGTTCTATAAAGCAAATGCTGAATTTACAAGATGATAATCAAATGCTTATTTTTATAGCAAATTATCACGCTTTAACTTCCAATTTTAATGGCGCAGAATTAAAACAAAACTCACTTAAAGCTGCTGCTGCATTTTTGAGCTTAGGTATAGATCCAAACAAAAGCATATTTTGGTTACAAAGTGATGTAAAAGAAGTCTTAGAGCTTTATTGGATTTTATCCCAATTTACCCCTATGGGACTTTTAGAAAGAGCCCATTCTTATAAAGATAAAATAGCAAAAGGCTTAAACGCAAATCACGGCTTATTTTCTTATCCTGTTTTAATGGCAGCTGATATTTTGCTTTTTGATACTCAAATAGTTCCAGTTGGAAAAGATCAAATTCAACATGTAGAAATTGCAAGAGATATAGCCTTAAAAGTAAATAACACATGGGGAGAAATTTTTACCTTACCAAGTGCAAAAGTAAATGAAGAAGTTGCAGTGGTAGTAGGCACTGATGGAGCTAAAATGAGTAAATCTTATAAAAATACTATAGATATTTTTGCTTCAGAAAAAGTTCTAAAAAAACAAATTTCATCTATAAAAACAGATTCTACTCCATTAGAAGAGCCAAAATCATGGCAAGATTGCAATGTTTATAATATCGCAAAGCTTTTTTTAAACAAGCAAGAGCAAGAAAATTTACAAGCAAGATACCAAAAAGGTGGCGAAGGATACGGGCATTTTAAAATGTATTTGAATGATTTAGTGAAAGATTATTTTGCAAGTGCAAAAAATGAATACGAAAATTTATTAAATAACCCTGCAAAATTAAAAGAAATTTTAGAATTTGGTGCGAGTAAAGCAAAAAAAATTGCAAAAAGCAAAATGGAAAAAATTTATGAAAAAATAGGACTTTAA
- the hemE gene encoding uroporphyrinogen decarboxylase: MIFIDACFKKPTSYTPVWMMRQAGRYLPEYMQVRSSAGDFLSLCKDYKKASEVSLQPVDILGVDAAIIFSDILVVPLEMGMQLSFQKGEGPVFAKPIETKADLEKLDVEKSVKNLSYVYDALKLTREKLANDKALIGFCGSPWTIATYMIEGGGSKNYAKCKKLVYQNPEFLHQILSKLSHALKLYLEEQIKAGANAVQIFDSWASALEKEAFFEFSFNYMLEISNYIKEKYPHIPVILFPKGVSAFLDQINGNFDVFGVDWSTPLDLAKEKLSAKYTLQGNMEPCRLYDKKAIEQGVLEILQIMKNTPHIFNLGHGILPDIPVENAKYFIKLVQEQSKK, from the coding sequence ATGATTTTTATAGATGCGTGTTTTAAAAAGCCAACCTCTTATACTCCCGTTTGGATGATGCGACAAGCAGGAAGGTATTTGCCTGAGTATATGCAAGTTCGCTCAAGTGCTGGGGATTTTTTATCTCTTTGTAAAGATTATAAAAAAGCAAGTGAGGTTAGCTTACAGCCTGTGGATATTTTGGGAGTGGATGCGGCTATTATTTTTTCAGATATTTTGGTGGTGCCTTTGGAAATGGGTATGCAACTTAGCTTTCAAAAAGGTGAGGGGCCTGTATTTGCAAAACCCATTGAAACAAAAGCTGATTTAGAAAAATTAGATGTAGAAAAAAGTGTTAAAAATCTTTCTTATGTGTATGATGCTTTAAAATTAACTAGAGAAAAATTAGCCAATGATAAAGCATTGATTGGTTTTTGTGGTAGCCCTTGGACTATTGCTACTTATATGATAGAAGGTGGTGGGAGTAAAAATTATGCAAAATGCAAAAAACTTGTGTATCAAAACCCTGAATTTTTGCACCAAATTTTATCTAAGTTAAGCCATGCTTTAAAATTGTATTTAGAAGAGCAAATCAAAGCAGGTGCTAATGCTGTGCAAATTTTTGATAGCTGGGCTAGTGCTTTGGAAAAAGAGGCTTTTTTTGAATTTTCTTTTAATTATATGCTTGAAATTTCAAACTATATCAAAGAAAAATATCCCCATATTCCTGTGATTTTATTTCCTAAAGGTGTGAGTGCTTTTTTAGATCAAATCAATGGAAATTTTGATGTTTTTGGGGTTGATTGGAGCACGCCTTTGGATTTAGCAAAAGAAAAATTAAGCGCTAAATACACTTTGCAAGGCAATATGGAACCATGCAGATTATACGATAAAAAAGCTATAGAGCAAGGTGTTTTAGAAATTTTACAAATCATGAAAAACACTCCGCATATTTTCAATCTAGGACATGGAATTTTGCCTGATATTCCTGTGGAAAATGCAAAATATTTTATTAAATTAGTTCAAGAGCAATCTAAAAAATGA
- the der gene encoding ribosome biogenesis GTPase Der produces MQSIILIGKPNVGKSSLFNRLARKRIAITSDISGTTRDTNKTEIQIDNKKALLIDSGGLDESNELFKNVKANSLKAAKNSDIIFYMVDGKFLPDDEDKAFFYEMKKLNKPIALIINKIDSKKDEERSWEFLNFGVKEIFNISVTHNIGIDELCMWAGKFLNEQVLIQDSEEDFESYLENFDENNENFNLKNIDENHIKVGIIGRVNVGKSSLLNALVKQERSVVSNIAGTTIDPVNETFMYKDKIIEFVDTAGIRKRGKIQGLERYALNRTEKILEQAQIALLVLDAAEGFNELDERIAGLAAKHYLGVIIVLNKWDKSDLEFDKTIKELKLDRFKFLAHAPIISVSALSGKRVHVLLDKILEVFANFIQKIPTAKLNTLIEEATKAHPLPHDYGKLVKIYYAAQYDIAPPKIALIMNRPKALHFSYKRYLQNQIRKQFNFEGVPLILASRKKGSKNEQEE; encoded by the coding sequence ATGCAAAGTATTATTTTAATAGGAAAACCAAATGTTGGCAAATCAAGTCTTTTTAATAGACTTGCAAGAAAACGCATTGCTATTACAAGTGATATTAGCGGCACAACAAGAGATACAAATAAAACAGAAATTCAAATAGATAACAAAAAAGCTTTATTAATAGATAGTGGCGGACTTGATGAAAGTAATGAACTTTTTAAAAATGTTAAAGCAAATTCACTTAAAGCTGCTAAAAATAGTGATATTATTTTTTACATGGTTGATGGAAAATTTTTACCTGATGATGAAGATAAAGCATTTTTTTATGAAATGAAAAAACTTAATAAACCTATAGCATTAATAATAAACAAAATAGATAGCAAAAAAGACGAAGAAAGATCTTGGGAATTTTTAAATTTTGGTGTAAAAGAGATTTTTAATATTTCAGTTACACATAATATAGGCATAGATGAGCTTTGTATGTGGGCTGGAAAATTTTTAAATGAACAAGTATTAATTCAAGATAGCGAAGAAGATTTTGAAAGTTATTTAGAAAATTTTGACGAAAATAATGAAAATTTTAATCTTAAAAACATCGATGAAAACCATATTAAAGTAGGTATTATAGGCAGGGTAAATGTCGGCAAATCAAGTCTTTTAAATGCTTTAGTAAAACAAGAAAGATCAGTAGTAAGTAATATAGCAGGAACTACCATAGATCCAGTAAATGAAACTTTTATGTATAAAGATAAAATTATAGAATTTGTAGATACAGCAGGCATTAGAAAGCGTGGTAAAATTCAAGGACTTGAACGCTATGCTTTAAACAGAACAGAAAAAATTTTAGAACAAGCACAAATTGCACTTTTAGTTTTAGATGCAGCCGAGGGTTTTAATGAGCTTGATGAGCGTATAGCAGGACTTGCTGCCAAACATTATTTGGGCGTGATTATAGTTTTAAACAAATGGGATAAAAGCGATTTAGAATTTGATAAAACCATAAAAGAATTAAAACTTGATAGGTTTAAATTCTTAGCTCATGCGCCTATAATTAGCGTGAGTGCTTTAAGTGGTAAAAGGGTGCATGTTCTTTTGGATAAAATTTTAGAAGTTTTTGCTAATTTTATTCAAAAAATTCCAACTGCTAAATTAAACACCTTGATAGAAGAAGCCACAAAAGCCCACCCTTTGCCTCATGATTATGGTAAATTAGTAAAAATTTATTATGCAGCTCAATACGACATCGCTCCGCCAAAAATAGCTTTGATTATGAACCGCCCAAAAGCTTTGCATTTTTCTTACAAAAGGTATTTGCAAAATCAAATCAGAAAGCAGTTTAATTTTGAAGGCGTGCCTTTGATTTTAGCTTCACGCAAAAAAGGAAGTAAAAATGAACAAGAAGAATAA
- a CDS encoding tetratricopeptide repeat protein, whose protein sequence is MAEEVTLKEQDQQEQVSNLEENQTEQVEIPSDLIPPELEEESTFQRVEEEPQEIQKEEKKKFLDKKFIILISALGGLALVLLIILILLIVLKKEPESLPITQNNTQEDNTTISITKIPSSALDQMIQKANVLYEKGDIENALELYNNVNLFNQSLSSYNLGVAQMKQKDYTKAIENFKQSLKLEEHKVAAAINLAVCYFNIGDKDKFSYYIDLARVYLPQDSKSTLYNYYLGLINYYQGFYPEALQMLTKTDNNQAYKDESFYISAKIYSLLNSEKDAIELLKKQESFEASLPLGLLYAKTGDYVNAKEYLQRASKIDNQKSQSETALALVELKTGNYNNGAHILKNLYTKDKSEVTKYYNIKTILKKNFSNIDIAQQSFAKKIITGKQHIYDLLFYFAPYRVFDAKQSMELITKADLGNFIQAYEYENQLLTQSKTLSGANIELSKAINLAFNYHLREANEQLKNLSNTYHAHDVIHYNLALTYAQLQDYINAAKHFSTAYHLNPKNYLAGIFAIFCMDLTKKDYTKLFNELIENLQLDQNIDQSANIYKSLLYLPRNDYVAMIPYLDNNSIQKKTPLELMFAIIAANGNHLDSIRNTKIKELKELLNKDIISNILFFNSKNMDLSIKDYAKQAQGYFQSIELDYNSLFGGAGIVKDSYIALMQITGLLNHVRNDIKKRLSLSSKNSVGLIFALAYIDIFAKEYQEAYTLYNILIDDYKIKDAQTLFLAAVSAIGSNNPNSAIALLELAKLENEETLEARLALGLLYHEVQNIEPALFQYEKVGNNFNSKFFTFDIKY, encoded by the coding sequence ATGGCTGAAGAAGTAACTTTAAAAGAACAAGATCAACAAGAACAAGTTTCTAATCTAGAAGAAAATCAAACCGAACAAGTGGAGATACCTTCTGATTTAATTCCACCTGAATTAGAAGAAGAAAGTACTTTTCAAAGAGTAGAAGAAGAACCTCAAGAAATTCAAAAAGAAGAAAAAAAGAAATTTTTGGATAAAAAATTTATTATTTTAATCTCTGCTCTTGGAGGGCTTGCTTTAGTTTTATTAATAATACTAATCTTATTGATTGTTCTAAAAAAAGAACCAGAGTCTTTACCTATAACACAAAATAATACTCAAGAGGATAACACCACAATAAGTATTACAAAAATACCTTCTTCAGCTCTTGATCAAATGATACAAAAAGCAAATGTTTTATACGAAAAAGGTGATATTGAAAATGCTTTGGAACTATATAATAATGTAAATCTTTTCAATCAATCACTATCAAGTTATAATCTTGGTGTAGCTCAAATGAAGCAAAAAGATTATACAAAAGCTATAGAAAATTTCAAACAATCATTAAAACTTGAAGAACATAAAGTAGCAGCAGCTATTAATTTAGCAGTGTGTTATTTTAACATAGGAGATAAAGATAAATTTTCTTATTATATTGATTTGGCTAGAGTTTATCTTCCACAAGATTCAAAATCAACTTTGTATAATTATTATTTAGGTTTGATTAATTACTACCAAGGCTTTTATCCAGAGGCTTTACAAATGTTAACAAAAACAGATAATAATCAAGCCTATAAGGATGAATCTTTTTATATTAGTGCAAAAATTTATTCTCTTTTAAATTCTGAAAAAGATGCTATTGAACTTTTAAAAAAACAAGAAAGCTTTGAAGCAAGTTTGCCTTTAGGGTTGTTATATGCAAAAACTGGAGATTATGTTAATGCAAAAGAATATTTACAAAGAGCTTCAAAAATAGATAATCAAAAGTCTCAAAGTGAAACTGCTTTAGCTTTAGTAGAATTAAAAACGGGTAATTATAATAATGGAGCACATATCTTAAAAAATTTATACACAAAAGATAAAAGTGAAGTGACTAAATATTACAACATTAAAACTATTTTGAAAAAAAATTTTTCAAATATAGATATCGCTCAACAATCTTTTGCTAAAAAAATTATTACCGGTAAACAGCATATCTATGATTTATTATTTTATTTTGCACCTTATAGAGTTTTTGATGCCAAACAAAGTATGGAACTTATTACAAAAGCTGATTTAGGAAATTTTATACAAGCATATGAGTATGAAAACCAGTTATTAACTCAAAGCAAAACATTATCTGGAGCTAATATAGAATTATCCAAAGCTATCAACTTAGCTTTTAATTATCATTTAAGAGAAGCAAATGAGCAGTTAAAAAACCTTAGCAATACATATCATGCACATGATGTTATTCATTACAATCTTGCTTTAACTTATGCGCAATTACAAGATTACATCAACGCTGCAAAGCATTTTTCAACAGCTTATCATCTAAATCCTAAAAATTATCTAGCAGGAATTTTTGCTATATTTTGCATGGATTTGACAAAAAAAGACTATACAAAATTATTTAATGAGCTTATAGAAAATTTACAACTTGATCAAAATATTGATCAAAGTGCTAATATATATAAATCATTATTGTATCTACCTCGCAATGATTATGTAGCTATGATTCCGTATTTAGATAATAATTCCATACAAAAAAAGACACCTTTAGAGCTAATGTTTGCAATAATTGCAGCAAATGGAAATCATTTAGATAGTATAAGAAATACAAAAATAAAAGAATTAAAAGAATTATTAAACAAAGATATTATTAGCAATATTTTATTCTTTAACTCGAAAAATATGGATCTTAGCATAAAAGACTATGCAAAACAAGCTCAAGGATATTTTCAAAGTATTGAACTTGATTATAATTCTTTATTTGGCGGAGCTGGTATAGTAAAAGATAGCTATATTGCTCTTATGCAAATTACTGGTTTACTTAATCATGTTCGAAATGACATCAAAAAAAGACTTTCTTTAAGTAGTAAAAACTCAGTGGGATTAATTTTTGCTTTGGCTTATATTGATATTTTTGCAAAAGAATACCAAGAAGCATATACTCTTTATAATATTTTAATAGATGATTATAAAATTAAAGACGCACAGACTCTATTTTTAGCAGCAGTTTCTGCTATAGGCTCAAATAATCCAAATTCAGCCATAGCATTATTAGAACTTGCTAAATTGGAAAATGAAGAAACTCTAGAAGCAAGATTAGCATTAGGACTTTTATACCATGAAGTGCAAAATATAGAACCGGCTTTGTTCCAATATGAAAAAGTTGGTAATAATTTCAATAGTAAATTTTTCACATTTGATATAAAATATTAG
- a CDS encoding aspartate-semialdehyde dehydrogenase, translated as MKKIAIVGATGAVGEELLNVLDELDFPVESILPLASAKSAGAEVEFRGKTYKVKELTPSVFKENPVDIAFFSAGGSISAEYAKYAVECGAVVIDNTSHFRMDENVPLVVPECNSDDIKDWKKTGIIANPNCSTIQMVHILKPLDDVFNLKRVDVSTYQAASGAGKEGMEELVKGMQSFFAFELDNFKAKTFPYTLALNLIPQIDVFNENGYTKEELKMVNETQKILHKKLEISATCVRVPVLRSHSEAITMHFEKEVDVAKAREILSKAPSVVVIDDIKNQKYPMPLFTSDTNETYVGRIRSDINHKNILHLWCVADQIRVGAATNAVRIAKKWLELVKG; from the coding sequence ATGAAAAAAATAGCTATTGTAGGCGCAACAGGTGCAGTGGGTGAGGAGCTTTTAAATGTTTTAGATGAGCTTGATTTTCCAGTTGAAAGCATTTTGCCTTTAGCTAGTGCAAAAAGCGCGGGTGCTGAGGTAGAATTTAGAGGAAAAACTTATAAGGTTAAAGAATTAACCCCAAGTGTTTTTAAAGAAAACCCAGTGGATATAGCCTTTTTTAGTGCAGGTGGAAGCATAAGTGCTGAGTATGCAAAGTATGCTGTGGAGTGCGGGGCTGTGGTTATTGATAATACAAGCCATTTTAGAATGGATGAAAATGTGCCTTTGGTGGTGCCTGAGTGCAATAGCGATGATATTAAGGATTGGAAAAAAACAGGAATTATTGCAAATCCAAATTGTTCTACTATACAAATGGTGCATATTTTAAAGCCTCTTGATGATGTTTTTAATTTAAAAAGAGTTGATGTAAGCACTTATCAAGCAGCAAGTGGAGCGGGTAAAGAAGGTATGGAAGAATTGGTTAAGGGTATGCAAAGCTTTTTTGCTTTTGAGTTAGATAATTTTAAAGCAAAAACCTTTCCATATACTTTAGCCTTAAATTTAATACCGCAAATTGATGTTTTTAATGAAAATGGCTACACAAAAGAAGAGCTTAAAATGGTGAATGAAACACAAAAAATCTTGCACAAAAAGCTTGAAATTTCAGCAACTTGTGTGAGAGTTCCAGTGCTTAGAAGCCATAGTGAGGCTATTACTATGCATTTTGAAAAAGAAGTTGATGTTGCTAAGGCTAGAGAAATTCTTTCTAAAGCACCTAGTGTGGTTGTTATTGATGATATAAAAAATCAAAAATACCCTATGCCACTTTTTACAAGCGATACTAACGAAACTTATGTAGGAAGAATAAGAAGTGATATTAATCATAAAAATATTTTGCACTTATGGTGCGTGGCTGATCAAATCAGAGTTGGAGCAGCAACCAATGCTGTGCGTATCGCAAAAAAATGGTTAGAATTAGTTAAAGGTTAA
- a CDS encoding radical SAM protein, producing MSKIVFGPISSRRFGLSLGIDLSPSQKQCNFDCVYCELKAAKPVEKSVLYPSVDEVLAEVLNAMESGVEFDFLTLTANGEPSLYPDLALLIQELNAIKKDKKLLILSNGSAVLNSQSFNALLDIDVVKFSLDSVIEKTFYRIDRALKSIKIDLLLEKMIKFSQKFKGDLIIEVLIVQGLNDNEEEMLALNQAFKKIKPLRVDFSTIDRPPAYPVKAISNQRLIELSSCIDSACVVVAKHFYNQTKFDFSENELLKMLKLRAQSEFDVENTFSPKSKERLKKLLLESKIQELNLLGVKFYKTI from the coding sequence ATGAGTAAAATTGTTTTTGGCCCTATAAGCTCAAGAAGGTTTGGGCTTTCTTTGGGGATTGACTTAAGTCCTAGCCAAAAACAATGTAATTTTGATTGTGTTTATTGTGAGTTAAAAGCCGCAAAACCTGTGGAAAAATCTGTGCTTTATCCTAGTGTTGATGAGGTTTTAGCTGAGGTTTTAAATGCTATGGAAAGTGGTGTTGAGTTTGATTTTTTAACGCTTACTGCAAATGGTGAGCCTAGTTTATATCCTGATTTAGCTTTATTAATCCAAGAATTAAATGCCATAAAAAAAGATAAAAAACTCTTGATTTTAAGCAATGGGAGTGCGGTTTTAAATTCACAAAGTTTTAATGCCTTGCTTGATATAGATGTGGTTAAATTTAGTCTTGATAGCGTGATAGAAAAAACTTTTTATCGTATTGATAGGGCTTTAAAAAGCATTAAAATCGATCTTTTGCTTGAAAAAATGATAAAATTTAGTCAAAAATTTAAAGGCGATTTAATCATAGAAGTTTTGATTGTGCAAGGTTTAAATGATAATGAAGAAGAAATGCTTGCTTTAAACCAAGCTTTTAAAAAAATCAAACCTTTAAGAGTGGATTTTAGCACCATAGATAGACCCCCAGCTTATCCTGTAAAAGCCATATCAAATCAAAGGCTAATAGAGCTTAGCTCTTGCATTGATAGTGCTTGTGTTGTTGTGGCTAAGCATTTTTATAATCAAACTAAATTTGATTTTAGTGAAAATGAGCTTTTAAAAATGCTAAAATTACGCGCTCAAAGCGAATTTGATGTGGAAAATACCTTTAGTCCAAAAAGCAAAGAAAGACTTAAAAAACTACTTTTAGAATCAAAAATTCAAGAACTAAATCTTTTGGGAGTAAAATTTTACAAAACTATATAA
- a CDS encoding YqhA family protein produces MLEKFFENLLVKSRIVTILPVIFGLIGAFVLFFIASYDVIKVLKYVYDYFFIPNTSIDLHEDVVGLIIGAVDLYLMALVLFIFSFGIYELFISEIEDFKRTKQSKVLEVHSLDQLKDKLAKVIIMVLVVNFFQRILQMQISTVLDMAYLAGSILALCVGLYFLHKSDH; encoded by the coding sequence ATGTTGGAAAAATTTTTTGAAAATTTATTGGTAAAAAGTCGTATTGTTACTATATTGCCTGTGATTTTTGGGCTTATTGGTGCTTTTGTGTTGTTTTTTATTGCAAGTTATGATGTGATTAAGGTTTTAAAATATGTGTATGATTATTTTTTCATACCTAATACTAGCATTGACTTACATGAAGATGTTGTAGGGCTTATTATAGGGGCTGTGGATTTGTATTTAATGGCTCTGGTTTTATTTATTTTTTCTTTTGGAATTTATGAGCTTTTTATTAGTGAGATTGAAGATTTTAAACGCACAAAACAATCAAAAGTTTTAGAAGTTCATAGCCTAGATCAATTAAAAGATAAATTGGCTAAAGTTATTATCATGGTTTTGGTAGTAAATTTTTTCCAAAGAATTTTACAAATGCAAATTAGCACTGTTTTAGATATGGCTTATCTTGCAGGTTCTATTTTAGCACTTTGTGTAGGACTTTATTTTTTACATAAAAGTGATCATTAA
- a CDS encoding shikimate kinase — MNKKNNLLFVGFMGCGKTTIARAYAVKYNHFFLDTDNLIKEKFNLEISEIFKKYGEDFFRNEEKKLVYFLTHVKNCIIASGGGFIKQKKLRKIGTIVYLKSSFDYILQRLNTQELNLRPLFSNINNAKILFDQRIKKYEKKADIIIDIENKSIEEIIKEIKKEVK, encoded by the coding sequence ATGAACAAGAAGAATAATCTTCTTTTTGTTGGCTTTATGGGTTGTGGAAAAACAACTATAGCTAGAGCTTATGCCGTAAAATATAATCATTTCTTTTTAGATACAGATAATCTAATCAAAGAAAAATTTAATCTTGAAATTAGTGAAATTTTTAAAAAATATGGGGAAGATTTTTTTCGTAATGAAGAAAAAAAACTTGTTTATTTTTTAACTCATGTTAAAAATTGTATTATTGCTAGTGGTGGTGGTTTTATCAAACAAAAAAAACTTCGTAAAATAGGAACTATTGTTTATCTAAAATCAAGCTTTGATTATATCTTGCAAAGATTAAATACTCAAGAATTAAATTTAAGACCCCTATTTTCTAATATTAATAATGCTAAAATATTATTCGATCAAAGAATTAAAAAATACGAAAAAAAGGCAGATATTATTATAGATATTGAAAACAAAAGCATAGAAGAAATTATTAAAGAAATAAAAAAAGAGGTAAAATGA
- the serS gene encoding serine--tRNA ligase, whose protein sequence is MLDLKLLQNNFEEIAKKLKAKKVDENLLKELSALFISLKKEKALLEELQAFQNKFSKELANASDKEKLKAQLVENKEKISSQTKIVSDLESKLEQIAASVPNIPDDCVPVGKDEDENVELKKILTPPEFDFTPKEHHDLGESLDWLDFVRGVKISQSRFCVLKNEGALLNRALVNYMIDFNKSRGFNLVNVPFLVNANTMFGTGQLPKFKDDMYKIENDDLYLISTSEVPVTNLYSNEILLAESLPIKMTCYSACFRQEAGSAGRDTRGIIRQHQFEKVELVSITKPEQSDIVFEEMVNCASNLLTSLGLAHRHLMLCTGDLGFCAAKTIDLEVWIPSQNKYREISSISNCRDFQARRAKIRYKNEKGKNELVHTLNGSSLAVGRTLVAIMENYQEKDGKIAIPDVLRKYF, encoded by the coding sequence ATGCTAGATTTAAAACTTTTACAAAACAACTTTGAAGAAATTGCAAAAAAACTAAAAGCAAAAAAAGTAGATGAAAATCTATTAAAAGAGCTTAGCGCGTTATTTATATCTTTAAAAAAAGAAAAAGCGTTATTAGAAGAATTACAAGCTTTTCAAAACAAATTCAGTAAAGAATTAGCAAATGCAAGCGATAAAGAAAAACTAAAAGCACAGCTTGTAGAAAACAAAGAAAAAATATCATCGCAAACAAAAATAGTAAGTGATTTAGAAAGCAAACTCGAACAAATTGCTGCTAGCGTGCCAAATATCCCCGATGATTGTGTTCCAGTAGGCAAAGATGAAGATGAAAATGTAGAATTAAAAAAGATCTTAACCCCACCAGAATTTGATTTTACCCCAAAAGAACATCATGATTTAGGTGAAAGCTTAGATTGGCTTGATTTTGTAAGGGGAGTTAAGATTTCTCAAAGTCGTTTTTGCGTGTTAAAAAACGAAGGTGCTTTGTTAAATAGAGCCTTGGTTAATTATATGATAGATTTTAACAAAAGCAGGGGATTTAACTTAGTCAATGTGCCCTTTTTAGTAAATGCAAACACTATGTTTGGTACAGGACAATTACCAAAATTTAAAGATGATATGTATAAAATAGAAAACGATGATTTATATCTTATATCTACTTCAGAAGTTCCAGTGACTAATCTTTATTCTAATGAAATTTTATTAGCTGAGTCTTTGCCTATAAAAATGACTTGTTATAGTGCTTGTTTTAGACAAGAAGCAGGAAGTGCAGGACGCGATACAAGGGGCATTATAAGACAACATCAGTTTGAAAAAGTAGAGCTTGTAAGCATCACAAAGCCTGAGCAAAGCGATATAGTATTTGAAGAAATGGTAAATTGTGCTAGTAATTTACTCACTTCTTTAGGTTTAGCACATAGACATTTAATGCTTTGCACGGGAGATTTAGGCTTTTGCGCAGCAAAAACTATAGATTTAGAAGTGTGGATACCATCTCAAAATAAATATAGAGAAATTTCATCTATATCAAATTGTAGAGATTTTCAAGCAAGACGCGCTAAAATTCGTTACAAAAATGAAAAAGGCAAAAATGAATTAGTTCATACCTTAAACGGCTCATCTTTAGCAGTTGGTAGGACTTTAGTTGCTATTATGGAAAATTATCAAGAAAAAGATGGCAAAATAGCTATACCAGATGTTTTAAGAAAATATTTTTAA